The proteins below come from a single Antennarius striatus isolate MH-2024 chromosome 18, ASM4005453v1, whole genome shotgun sequence genomic window:
- the LOC137612175 gene encoding acyl-coenzyme A thioesterase 1-like → MSSQVRLRLLPSAKCLFDSPLQVKVAGLRSKQVVTMVASATDDKGATFSSSATYMADGSGELDLERDPSLGGSYVGVEPMGLFWSMKPNTLHTRFQKTKALSPHVVKISVQEEGEEGKGRMLAEVSNERWLMGNGVSRVCVNEGNIHGVLFTPPGGGPFPAVLDLYTSGGGGGVSEKRPSLLASRGFVVLTIGLFGHKNMTKSNKVMHLDYFEEAIVFLKKQHKVGSKGVGLISLSKSGDLALSIASFLPGVEATVWINGCSANTLIPLYYKNRQILSALMFDSSKIITTESGASITKYSVHDPLAEENKASLVPIERAKGHFLFVASEDDLNWDSKAYVDQMVERLKHHGKDNFECLSYPGAGHYLEPPYGPYCPSSFHGILGKPVLWGGEPRSHAAAEVHMWKKIQEFFRTRLSCDATHSKSKL, encoded by the exons ATGTCCTCCCAAGTCAGGCTGAGGCTGCTGCCCAGTGCCAAATGTTTGTTCGACAGTCCCCTCCAGGTGAAGGTGGCTGGGCTGAGGTCCAAACAGGTGGTTACCATGGTAGCCAGTGCAACCGATGACAAGGGAGCGACGTTCAGCTCCTCAGCCACCTACATGGCCGATGGCAGCGGGGAGCTGGATCTGGAGAGAGACCCCTCTCTGGGTGGGAGCTATGTGGGAGTTGAACCCATGGGTCTGTTTTGGTCGATGAAGCCGAACACTTTGCACACCAGGTTCCAAAAAACTAAGGCGCTGAGCCCTCATGTGGTGAAGATCTCTgtgcaggaggagggggaggaggggaagggCAGGATGCTGGCAGAGGTGAGCAACGAGAGGTGGCTGATGGGAAATGGAGTCAGCCGGGTCTGTGTGAATGAGGGAAATATTCATGGAGTCCTTTTCACACCTCCAG GTGGAGGTCCTTTCCCTGCTGTGCTCGATCTGTACACttctggtggaggtggaggtgtgtcAGAGAAAAGGCCGTCTCTGCTGGCCAGTCGGGGATTTGTGGTCCTCACCATAGGGCTGTTTGgtcacaaaaacatgacaaaaagtaataaagTGATGCATCTGGATTATTTTGAGGAAGCTATAGTATTTTTGAAAAAGCAACACAAG GTGGGCAGTAAAGGAGTTGGTTTAATATCGCTGTCAAAAAGTGGAGATCTTGCTCTTTCAATAGCTTCTTTTTTGCCGGGTGTTGAGGCCACAGTGTGGATCAATGGCTGCTCTGCCAATACGTTAATCCCTCTGTATTATAAGAACAGACAGATTCTCTCTGCGTTAATGTTCGATAGCAGTAAGATAATTACCACCGAGTCAGGGGCAAGTATCACTAAATATTCAGTGCATGATCCCCTGGCAGAAGAGAACAAGGCCAGTCTGGTCCCCATTGAACGAGCGAAGGGACATTTCCTGTTTGTAGCCTCTGAGGATGACCTCAACTGGGACAGCAAAGCTTACGTGGATCAGATGGTGGAAAGACtgaagcatcatgggaaggATAACTTTGAATGTTTGTCTTATCCCGGAGCAGGACATTACCTGGAGCCACCTTATGGGCCCTACTGTCCCTCCAGCTTTCATGGAATTTTGGGTAAGCCAGTCCTGTGGGGGGGCGAGCCCAGATCACACGCAGCAGCTGAAGTTCACATGTGGAAGAAGATTCAGGAATTCTTTAGAACTCGCCTGAGCTGTGATGCTACACACAGTAAATCTAAGTTATAG